The Sulfolobus acidocaldarius DSM 639 genome has a window encoding:
- a CDS encoding glycerophosphodiester phosphodiesterase has protein sequence MLIIGHRGAPLEAKENTIQSFLTAKNLGVDAVELDVHLSSDKKVIVFHDDSVLINSKMVKVSELTLDRLRKVTGIEVPTLEEVLETVGNFNYVVEIKKSSAFYPSIEERVAKAIKERELVDNVNVISFDFDSIKRIKEIEEKISTGIIFVGRINWFLEIAKKVKADWLAFYHELATEEDVKIAHQSGLKLDAWTVNDLDQAEQLERSGIDALTTDNPRKMIEVFKRRKKSI, from the coding sequence ATGCTCATAATAGGTCATAGGGGTGCCCCATTAGAGGCAAAGGAGAACACTATACAGTCTTTTTTAACAGCTAAAAATCTAGGTGTAGATGCAGTAGAGCTGGACGTTCATTTATCCAGTGATAAGAAAGTGATTGTTTTCCATGACGATTCCGTTCTAATAAACAGTAAGATGGTTAAAGTTAGTGAGTTAACATTGGACAGATTGAGAAAAGTTACGGGGATTGAGGTCCCCACCCTTGAAGAGGTATTAGAAACAGTAGGTAATTTTAATTACGTTGTGGAAATCAAAAAGTCAAGTGCCTTTTACCCATCAATTGAAGAAAGAGTTGCAAAGGCAATAAAGGAGAGAGAACTAGTCGATAATGTAAACGTAATATCATTTGATTTTGACTCTATAAAGAGAATAAAGGAAATAGAGGAAAAAATCTCGACAGGGATAATCTTTGTGGGTAGAATAAATTGGTTTTTGGAAATTGCTAAGAAAGTTAAGGCTGACTGGTTAGCATTTTATCATGAACTTGCAACTGAAGAGGACGTAAAAATTGCTCATCAGAGTGGTTTAAAACTGGACGCATGGACAGTTAATGATTTAGATCAGGCTGAACAGCTAGAAAGATCTGGAATTGACGCTCTAACTACGGACAACCCAAGGAAGATGATAGAAGTTTTTAAACGAAGAAAGAAGAGCATATAG